Proteins co-encoded in one Zalophus californianus isolate mZalCal1 chromosome 9, mZalCal1.pri.v2, whole genome shotgun sequence genomic window:
- the PNPLA5 gene encoding patatin-like phospholipase domain-containing protein 5, whose product MRSYEDEGSWSLSFSGAGFLGLYHVGVTRCLSERAPHLLQGARRFYGSSSGALHAVCLIAGKSVDFCCSHLLGMVKQVEQLSLGIFHPAFAPIEHIRQQLQDSLPSNIHILASQKLGISLTRWPDGHNVIVTNFTTRDEVIQALVCTLYFPFYCGTIPPEFRGERYIDGALSNSLPFVDSSSTITVSPFHGTVDICPQSTSASMHELNAFHASFQISKKNFSLAFVSLLTPSPEVVADSCRQGYLDALKFLERRGLTKEPILWMLVSKEPPAPADGNQDAGHDRGQKGGLSLNWAVPNVLVKDVPDFEQLSPELEAALKKACVRDPSTWARFCRSGLGRALTYLLLPYTLPFEYVYFRSRRLVAWLPDLPADLWWMWDVLQGLALEIYSRSKDQLPRLVSLPTTSLLQPGASLLVDLAREPRPPHQA is encoded by the exons ATGCGCAGCTACGAGGACGAGGGCAGCTGGAGCCTGTCCTTCTCGGGCGCCGGCTTCCTGGGGCTCTACCATGTGGGCGTGACCCGCTGCCTCAGCGAGCGCGCCCCGCACCTCCTCCAGGGCGCCCGCCGCTTCTACGGCTCCTCGTCAGGGGCGCTCCACGCCGTCTGCCTCATCGCGGGCAAGTCCGTCG ATTTCTGCTGCTCCCATCTCCTGGGCATGgtcaagcaggtggagcagctgAGCCTGGGCATCTTCCACCCTGCCTTCGCACCCATTGAGCATATCAGGCAGCAGCTGCAGGACAGCCTGCCCTCCAACATTCATATCCTGGCCTCCCAGAAGCTGGGCATCTCACTGACCCGATGGCCCGATGGCCACAACGTCATAGTTACCAACTTCACAACCCGCGATGAAGTCATCCAG GCTCTGGTCTGCACCCTATACTTTCCTTTCTACTGTGGGACAATTCCCCCCGAATTCAGAGGGGAG CGCTATATTGACGGGGCTCTGAGCAACAGCCTGCCCTTTGTGGACTCCTCCTCCACCATCACTGTGTCCCCTTTCCACGGGACAGTGGACATCTGCCCCCAGAGCACCTCGGCCAGCATGCATGAGCTGAATGCCTTCCATGCCAGTTTCCAGATCTCCAAGAAGAACTTTTCCCTGGCGTTCGTCTCCCTCCTAACCCCCAGCCCTGAG GTAGTAGCAGACAGCTGCAGACAAGGCTACCTGGACGCCCTCAAGTTTCTGGAGAGACGTG GACTTACCAAGGAACCAATACTTTGGATGCTGGTGTCgaaggagcccccagccccagccgaTGGGAACCAGGATGCCGGCCATGACAGAGGCCAGAAGGGGGGCCTGTCTCTCAACTGGGCGGTGCCCAATGTGCTGGTCAAGGATGTGCCTGACTTTGAGCAGCTCTCACCGGAGCTGGAGGCCG CACTGAAGAAAGCATGTGTGCGGGACCCCAGCACCTGGGCGCGCTTCTGCCGGTCGGGCCTTGGGCGGGCACTGACCTACTTGTTGCTGCCCTACACACTACCCTTCGAGTACGTTTACTTCCGGAGCAGAAG GTTGGTGGCATGGCTGCCTGATCTGCCAGCTGACTTGTGGTGGATGTGGGATGTGCTGCAGGGCTTGGCCCTTGAGATCTACTCCAGGTCAAAGGACCAGCTCCCCCGGCTGGTCAG CCTGCCCACGACCAGCCTGCTCCAGCCTGGGGCGTCTCTTCTTGTGGACCTGGCCAGGGAGCCCAGACCTCCCCATCAGGCCTga